In Erigeron canadensis isolate Cc75 chromosome 7, C_canadensis_v1, whole genome shotgun sequence, one DNA window encodes the following:
- the LOC122606797 gene encoding cytosolic sulfotransferase 15-like, with product MSSKTFDEDHIANKLSLFFDRYKSKIITFPKEKGWMTDELYMYQGFWFQSARMFSIMTVMAAQDDFKPHPSDIYLATQPKCGTTWLKSLVFAIVNRNRYQNENHPLLSTNPHKLVPNIETEVVEKIPTYAEGHSPRLFFTHLPCISLPPSILDFGCRIVYMCRDPKDVLVSLFHFANKLRGTSTGPMTVEEAFEKFTKGITPHGPYWEHVKGYRKASLENPSKILFLTYENMKSDTENNVKNLADFLGYPFTEEENSRGVMEEIVSLCSFEKLSAANKHGDLGRGLPNSAFFRQGNVGDSINYLTPEMIQILDDITNKEFHGLDISF from the coding sequence ATGTCGTCAAAGACTTTTGATGAAGATCACATTGCGAACAAGTTGTCTCTATTTTTTGATAGATACAAGTCCAAAATCATAACTTTTCCCAAAGAGAAGGGTTGGATGACTGATGAACTATACATGTATCAAGGTTTTTGGTTCCAATCTGCTCGAATGTTTTCAATTATGACTGTTATGGCAGCACAAGACGATTTTAAACCTCATCCAAGTGATATCTACTTGGCCACACAGCCAAAGTGTGGCACAACATGGCTCAAGTCGCTCGTGTTTGCTATAGTGAACAGAAACCGTTACCAAAACGAAAACCATCCCCTTCTCTCCACTAATCCCCATAAACTTGTGCCtaacattgagaccgaagtcgtAGAAAAGATTCCTACTTATGCCGAGGGCCACTCACCCCGTCTCTTTTTTACCCATCTACCTTGCATTTCATTGCCCCCGTCCATTCTTGATTTCGGTTGTCGCATAGTTTATATGTGTAGAGATCCTAAAGACGTTTTAGTTTCCTTGTTTCACTTTGCAAACAAGCTTAGAGGCACATCGACTGGCCCAATGACGGTTGAGGAGGCATTTGAGAAGTTTACTAAAGGTATCACCCCACATGGACCGTATTGGGAGCACGTGAAAGGGTATCGTAAGGCCAGTTTAGAAAATCCATCCAAGATCTTGTTTTTAACATACGAGAACATGAAATCGGATACTGAAAATAATGTGAAGAATCTTGCGGACTTCTTGGGCTACCCTTTCACCGAAGAGGAAAACTCTCGTGGTGTGATGGAAGAGATTGTGAGCTTGTGTAGTTTTGAAAAGTTGAGTGCGGCCAATAAGCATGGTGATTTAGGTCGTGGTTTGCCAAATAGCGCCTTCTTTCGGCAAGGTAACGTTGGAGACTCGATCAATTATCTCACACCTGAAATGATCCAAATTTTGGATGACATTACTAACAAAGAGTTCCACGGTTTAGATATTTCCTTCTAA